A region from the Triticum aestivum cultivar Chinese Spring chromosome 3D, IWGSC CS RefSeq v2.1, whole genome shotgun sequence genome encodes:
- the LOC123075891 gene encoding uncharacterized protein, with the protein MAASHQLLVFLLVALAASGSNGAVAAAGDDDDVQLRKVALSQAIEVLSRYRPETTDAETLKRAVAVVNREAQGYWKPIFNNVNKVMHSGVDDCTKDEAFATAKALLNRELGQGPDAIKMDFEYV; encoded by the coding sequence ATGGCGGCGTCCCACCAgctactcgtcttcctccttgTGGCGCTCGCCGCCAGCGGCAGCAACGGCGCCGTCGCCGCTGCGGGCGACGATGACGATGTGCAGCTGCGGAAGGTAGCCCTGTCACAGGCCATCGAGGTCCTTTCCCGCTACCGCCCGGAGACCACCGATGCCGAGACCCTGAAGCGGGCCGTGGCGGTGGTGAACCGGGAGGCGCAGGGGTACTGGAAGCCCATCTTCAACAACGTCAACAAGGTGATGCACAGCGGCGTCGACGACTGCACCAAGGACGAGGCGTTCGCCACGGCCAAGGCGCTGCTCAACCGCGAGCTCGGCCAAGGCCCAGACGCCATCAAGATGGACTTCGAGTACGTGTGA
- the LOC123075893 gene encoding uncharacterized protein, with protein MARFHFHLLFFFVVLALSTSSSASPVAAADDVDDTQLRQEAMMQALGVVARFDLATTDAEAVRQVKRALAVLNGEVEARPQQWKPIFKALDKVMDSGADDRSRAKASAVLKVLLDRELGPCPDSLRRDLGIGDL; from the coding sequence ATGGCCAGGTTCCACTTCCAccttctcttcttcttcgtcgtgcTTGCGCTCTCCACCAGCAGCAGCGCCAGCCCAGTGGCCGCTGCGGACGACGTCGATGACACCCAGCTGCGGCAGGAGGCCATGATGCAGGCCCTCGGGGTGGTCGCCCGCTTCGACCTGGCCACCACCGACGCCGAGGCAGTGAGGCAGGTGAAGCGGGCGCTCGCGGTGCTGAACGGTGAGGTCGAGGCCCGCCCCCAGCAGTGGAAGCCCATCTTCAAGGCCCTCGACAAGGTGATGGACAGCGGCGCCGACGACCGCAGTAGGGCGAAGGCGTCCGCCGTGCTCAAGGTGCTGCTCGACCGCGAGCTCGGCCCGTGCCCGGACAGCCTCAGAAGGGACCTCGGAATCGGTGATCTctaa
- the LOC123075892 gene encoding uncharacterized protein gives MAAFRLLFLLLAFAASCNSAAAASAMYKAKASVIFRHDARTIEVKFLLPASNSPVAAGDEDLQLRQETMAQAITVISRHRPETSDAEKLKWALGVVNLEAQRWKPIFRAVSTVLESGADDGTKEDAFAQAKEELNRELGQEGPNALKIDFGYM, from the coding sequence ATGGCCGCCTTCCGTCTCCTCTTCCTCCTGCTTGCCTTCGCCGCCAGCTGCAACAGCGCTGCCGCTGCCAGCGCGATGTACAAGGCGAAGGCCAGTGTGATTTTCAGGCATGATGCTCGCACCATCGAGGTCAAATTCCTCCTCCCCGCCAGCAACAGCCCAGTCGCCGCTGGGGACGAGGACCTGCAGCTGCGGCAGGAAACCATGGCGCAGGCCATAACCGTCATCTCCCGCCACAGGCCAGAGACCAGCGACGCCGAGAAGCTCAAGTGGGCGCTGGGGGTGGTGAACCTCGAGGCCCAGCGGTGGAAGCCCATCTTCAGAGCCGTCAGCACGGTGCTGGagagcggcgccgacgacggcaCCAAGGAGGACGCGTTCgcccaggccaaggaggagctcAACCGCGAGCTCGGCCAGGAAGGTCCCAACGCCCTCAAGATCGACTTCGGGTATATGTGA
- the LOC123075894 gene encoding uncharacterized protein, with translation MAPTTFHHLLFFLVVTLAAGSITSAAAAAGDDDDVQLRKVAMSQAVKVLSRYSPETTDQETLKRALAVVNREAQRYWKPIFNNVNRVMDSGADGRSKEAAFAVAKELLNRELGQGPNAVKIDFEYA, from the coding sequence ATGGCCCCGACAACATTCCaccacctcctcttcttcctcgttgtCACCCTCGCCGCCGGCAGCATCACCAGCGCAGCCGCCGCtgcgggcgacgacgacgacgtgcAGCTGAGGAAGGTTGCCATGTCGCAGGCCGTCAAGGTGCTGTCCCGCTACAGCCCGGAAACCACCGACCAGGAGACGCTGAAGCGGGCGCTTGCGGTGGTGAACCGGGAGGCGCAGCGGTACTGGAAGCCCATCTTCAACAACGTCAACAGGGTGATGGACAGCGGCGCCGACGGCCGCAGCAAGGAGGCGGCGTTCGCCGTGGCCAAGGAGCTGCTCAACCGCGAGCTCGGCCAAGGCCCCAACGCCGTCAAGATCGACTTCGAATATGcgtga